One window of Mucilaginibacter inviolabilis genomic DNA carries:
- a CDS encoding N-acetyltransferase gives MTIQDFDIQVATAQHVDYAPQICVEMAESAKARGTGIAQRSPEYVANKMLEGKAVIALHKDGTWAGFCYIETWSHGDFVANSGLIVNPQFRKAGLAKAIKHRVFQLSRTKYPEAKIFGLTTGLAVMKINSEIGYEPVTYSELTQDENFWAGCKSCVNYDILMSKERKNCMCTAMLFDPAEKQKQDEEKMKRITHKATLLERIENAIKKRIHHDND, from the coding sequence ATGACCATACAAGATTTTGATATTCAGGTTGCTACTGCACAACATGTAGATTATGCGCCTCAAATATGCGTTGAAATGGCCGAATCGGCCAAAGCCAGGGGCACAGGTATAGCCCAGCGCTCACCAGAATATGTTGCTAATAAAATGCTGGAAGGCAAGGCTGTTATAGCCCTGCATAAAGATGGCACCTGGGCCGGTTTCTGCTATATAGAAACCTGGAGCCATGGTGATTTTGTGGCCAATTCCGGTCTTATTGTTAACCCACAATTTCGTAAAGCGGGTTTGGCAAAAGCCATTAAACACCGTGTTTTCCAGCTTTCCAGAACTAAATACCCGGAAGCTAAAATATTTGGACTAACAACTGGTTTAGCCGTAATGAAGATCAATTCAGAGATAGGTTATGAACCAGTTACTTACTCTGAACTTACCCAGGACGAAAATTTTTGGGCTGGCTGCAAAAGCTGTGTTAACTATGATATTTTGATGAGCAAGGAGCGTAAAAACTGCATGTGTACTGCCATGCTGTTTGATCCGGCCGAAAAGCAAAAACAGGATGAGGAAAAAATGAAAAGAATCACCCACAAAGCTACCTTGCTTGAACGTATCGAAAACGCCATCAAGAAAAGGATACACCACGATAACGATTAA